A section of the Marinoscillum sp. 108 genome encodes:
- a CDS encoding sensor histidine kinase — protein sequence MLDHLPKSNALEKRLFEYICLIQFVIMTYLMSRALLNFGWTALALMDLVVALIGLLFYLLSKYKGYFNLLRIPLIGFLFAASVFFWYRLGGFYGTTATAGISVGLVAIVISPARKKIFFFLFSAAFIITLVIVQLQTNWIDSTIDKSVFPINYIIFSMAILIITYMVKSEFDKERRKAVKQNIRLQALNEKLVETISQKEQYINELGQTRDRLIESEKMASIGRLTAGLAHELNNPLNYIGGNVQPIIQDLEDIKQAMTYRQLAQTQQTFTEIHNLLFNIIEGSQRASDVIDNLLKISPKAVENQVAKISLNELVGRTCVLLQNAHPEIHFWIARNEKLVILGNPTEINQVLLNLLKNAIDAVQDCKKGKIIVEVYWENDQSIVNIKDNGSGIPAANLSKIFEPFFTTKEEGKGTGLGLYISHGIIKKHGGKIEYSALDPGTCFKVSFPSFQES from the coding sequence TTGCTAGACCATCTTCCTAAGTCCAATGCGCTCGAAAAGCGCCTTTTCGAGTATATCTGTCTGATCCAGTTTGTCATCATGACTTACCTGATGAGCCGGGCATTGCTCAATTTTGGATGGACCGCTCTGGCATTGATGGATCTCGTTGTGGCGCTGATCGGACTCCTCTTTTACCTGCTTTCCAAATACAAAGGATATTTCAACCTTCTCCGAATTCCCCTGATTGGATTTCTTTTTGCCGCGTCGGTCTTCTTTTGGTACCGGCTGGGTGGCTTTTATGGTACCACGGCCACCGCCGGTATTTCTGTGGGGTTGGTCGCTATTGTCATTTCTCCTGCCCGTAAGAAAATATTCTTCTTTCTGTTCTCGGCAGCTTTTATCATCACACTGGTCATCGTGCAGCTACAAACCAACTGGATTGACAGTACCATAGACAAATCTGTGTTCCCCATTAATTACATCATCTTCTCCATGGCCATTTTGATCATTACCTATATGGTCAAGTCGGAGTTTGATAAGGAGCGACGCAAAGCAGTGAAGCAAAACATCAGATTGCAGGCACTAAATGAAAAACTGGTAGAAACCATTAGCCAGAAGGAGCAATACATCAATGAGCTCGGCCAAACCAGGGACCGTCTGATTGAGTCTGAAAAAATGGCTTCCATCGGGCGGCTTACTGCCGGCCTGGCCCATGAGCTGAACAACCCGCTGAACTACATCGGCGGAAACGTACAACCCATCATCCAGGACCTTGAAGACATCAAACAAGCCATGACCTACAGGCAGTTGGCCCAGACCCAACAGACCTTTACCGAAATCCACAACTTACTCTTCAACATCATCGAGGGATCGCAGCGCGCCTCAGACGTGATCGATAACCTCCTCAAAATATCGCCCAAGGCCGTTGAAAATCAGGTGGCAAAAATTTCCCTCAACGAGCTCGTTGGACGTACTTGCGTTTTGTTACAAAATGCCCATCCTGAGATCCACTTCTGGATTGCCCGCAATGAAAAACTGGTGATCCTTGGTAATCCTACGGAGATTAATCAGGTCCTACTGAACCTCCTAAAGAATGCCATTGACGCAGTTCAGGATTGTAAAAAGGGGAAAATCATCGTGGAGGTTTACTGGGAAAACGATCAGAGCATTGTGAATATAAAAGACAATGGCTCGGGGATTCCGGCTGCCAATCTTTCTAAAATCTTTGAGCCCTTCTTTACCACCAAAGAAGAAGGCAAAGGCACCGGGCTGGGTTTGTATATCTCCCATGGCATTATCAAAAAACATGGCGGTAAAATCGAGTACTCCGCTCTCGATCCCGGCACCTGCTTCAAGGTTTCTTTCCCTTCTTTTCAGGAATCCTGA
- a CDS encoding diacylglycerol kinase family protein: MKRLFFVVANPASGSTRLEDILNDVIDFLNDKKYKYEVFLTSKKHNAWKTVEKNFDPSFTDLLIIGGDGTINEAINGLKYDVPVSIIPNGTGNDFVKNYPVGKSIYDYLKVLDKGAIHTIDLGLCNGRKFVNGVGIGFDGQIVADMLRKKSFLKGPTKYYYYVLRILASYKARRYKFVQDKSTYEKNLILLCVANGTTFGGSFKLTPDAEINDTILDVCEIGKISGLRRFLNIHRLKEGTHDRLPEVKLSRCKHLTVDENPHLEAHIDGEYFGHPPFEFGVLPNALRIRMLK, translated from the coding sequence GTGAAGCGACTATTTTTCGTGGTGGCCAACCCGGCTTCCGGGAGCACCAGGCTCGAGGATATTCTCAATGATGTCATCGATTTTCTGAATGATAAAAAGTACAAATACGAGGTATTCCTTACCTCCAAAAAACACAACGCCTGGAAGACCGTAGAGAAGAATTTCGACCCTTCATTTACTGACCTCCTCATTATTGGTGGGGATGGTACCATCAATGAAGCGATCAATGGACTCAAATATGACGTGCCTGTGAGTATTATTCCCAATGGTACGGGCAACGATTTTGTGAAAAATTACCCGGTGGGCAAATCCATCTATGATTACCTGAAGGTGCTGGACAAAGGAGCCATACACACGATAGACCTGGGCTTGTGCAATGGAAGAAAGTTTGTAAACGGGGTAGGTATCGGCTTTGACGGCCAGATTGTTGCAGACATGCTTCGCAAAAAAAGTTTTCTTAAAGGTCCTACCAAATATTACTACTACGTACTGCGTATATTGGCTAGCTACAAAGCTCGGCGGTATAAGTTTGTCCAGGATAAATCCACCTACGAAAAAAATCTTATCCTCCTGTGCGTAGCCAATGGCACCACCTTTGGCGGAAGCTTTAAGCTTACTCCGGATGCAGAGATCAACGACACCATCCTGGATGTCTGTGAAATCGGGAAAATCAGTGGCCTACGAAGGTTTTTGAATATCCACCGACTAAAAGAAGGAACCCACGATCGGCTCCCAGAGGTCAAACTATCCCGCTGCAAACACCTCACGGTAGACGAAAATCCACACCTGGAAGCCCACATCGATGGCGAATATTTTGGGCATCCCCCATTCGAATTTGGGGTACTCCCCAATGCCTTGAGAATCCGAATGCTGAAATAG
- a CDS encoding threonine/serine dehydratase — protein sequence MESIPSLSDIKRAHQRISKIILETPVMTSNSIDEMTGCTVFFKCENFQKVGAFKMRGAANMILGFRPEERVNGFATHSSGNHAQAVALAAKLSGTKAYVVMPENSAEVKIKATKEYGAEVILCEANEKSRIKTCNEIIAKTGAIFVPPFDDYRVIAGQATVAKEFIEAEESLEVIMTPVGGGGLAAGTALAAKYLDPNIEVILGEPEKADDTYKSMKAGKIMPVKNPDTIADGLKVTVGERNFEIIQKEVKEVITVSEAEIINAMRIIWERMKIIVEPSCAVPFAALLKRKDEFAGKKVGIILTGGNVDLGNLPF from the coding sequence ATGGAAAGCATACCAAGCTTAAGCGATATTAAGAGAGCGCATCAGCGCATCTCCAAAATCATACTGGAAACACCCGTAATGACCTCCAACTCCATCGATGAGATGACTGGTTGCACGGTATTCTTCAAGTGTGAAAATTTTCAGAAAGTCGGGGCATTTAAAATGCGCGGAGCGGCCAATATGATTCTTGGCTTTCGTCCGGAAGAGCGAGTCAATGGCTTTGCTACACACTCCTCAGGTAACCACGCTCAGGCCGTGGCCCTCGCAGCGAAGCTGTCCGGAACAAAGGCCTACGTGGTAATGCCCGAAAACAGCGCGGAGGTGAAAATAAAAGCCACCAAAGAATATGGGGCTGAGGTGATCCTTTGTGAAGCAAATGAAAAATCCAGGATCAAAACCTGTAATGAAATTATCGCCAAAACAGGTGCCATTTTTGTGCCCCCTTTTGATGACTATCGGGTAATAGCCGGCCAGGCTACAGTGGCCAAAGAATTCATAGAAGCCGAAGAGTCACTGGAGGTCATCATGACCCCAGTAGGCGGTGGTGGACTGGCAGCAGGTACAGCACTGGCAGCCAAATACCTGGATCCAAACATAGAGGTGATTCTCGGAGAGCCCGAGAAAGCGGACGACACATACAAATCCATGAAGGCCGGTAAGATTATGCCGGTGAAAAATCCTGATACCATTGCGGATGGACTCAAGGTAACCGTGGGTGAGCGTAATTTTGAAATCATTCAGAAGGAAGTAAAAGAAGTAATCACAGTCTCCGAAGCAGAAATCATCAATGCTATGCGGATCATCTGGGAGCGCATGAAAATCATCGTGGAGCCTTCCTGTGCGGTACCTTTTGCCGCCCTGCTAAAAAGGAAAGATGAGTTTGCCGGGAAGAAAGTGGGCATTATCCTTACCGGCGGAAACGTGGACTTAGGGAATCTGCCTTTCTAA
- a CDS encoding PaaI family thioesterase, which yields MKKDYFQQHMPENVCFGCGESNEEGLHVQSYWEGEEAVCTWNSQEKYHGWANLLNGGILATLIDCHCMGTAMADAYRREGRSLDSAPTYRYATGTITVKYIKPTPNDHPIELRAQVAEVKGKKTVMTCTAQVNGEVTATAEVIAIRVYDSSTHHGANPFK from the coding sequence ATGAAAAAAGACTATTTCCAACAGCACATGCCGGAAAACGTTTGCTTCGGCTGTGGGGAGAGCAATGAGGAGGGCTTGCATGTGCAGAGTTATTGGGAAGGGGAGGAAGCGGTTTGCACCTGGAACTCTCAGGAGAAGTACCATGGATGGGCCAATTTGCTGAATGGGGGTATTCTTGCCACCCTCATTGATTGTCACTGCATGGGGACAGCCATGGCTGATGCATATAGAAGAGAGGGCCGATCCCTGGACTCTGCGCCTACTTACCGATACGCTACGGGCACCATCACTGTCAAGTATATCAAGCCCACGCCCAATGATCACCCGATAGAGCTGCGTGCTCAGGTGGCTGAGGTGAAAGGAAAGAAGACGGTGATGACCTGCACGGCTCAGGTGAATGGTGAAGTGACGGCTACTGCTGAGGTCATAGCCATTCGTGTGTATGATAGCAGTACGCATCATGGAGCCAACCCCTTCAAATAA
- the polA gene encoding DNA polymerase I, giving the protein MSEKKKLFLLDAMALIYRAHFALSKNPIVNSKGVDTGAILGFTNSLLEIITKEKPSHIAVAFDTHAPTFRHVEFAEYKATRQSQPEEIGVAIPYCKKIIAGFNIPILELDGFEADDLIGTLAKKAARENFEVYMMTPDKDFAQLVEDHIFLYKPAYMGNAVDVLGIPEVLQKFDIDNVDQVRDVLGLKGDSVDNIPGVPGIGDKTASKLLREFGTVENIVANVDQLKGALKTKIETHGEQGIFSKKLATINIDSPIEFDEEGLVLSDPNPEVLKPLFEELEFRTIAKRVFGDTTAEKESGQLGLFGGAMSAPPASSKENFEEKKVSYQLVDSVEDRKSLLSQLSKLDAFCFDTETTSLESIEAELVGISFCFKKGEAYYVTIPEDQKAAQAIVEEFKVLFENEKTTKIGQNLKYDMQILRNYGVMLKGAIFDTMLAHYLIDPETAHNMDVLAENYLNYTPISFSELVGKGKKEKNIRDIDINLVKDYACEDADITFQLKEKLEPEIKEFNLGKLLHEVEEPLSYVLADMEYEGVKIDEQALAAMSKELEQESLRAQTEIFEIAGQEFNIGSPKQLGEILFDKLKLIDDPKKTKTGQYATGEDILSRLANEHEIASKILEFREYQKLKSTYVDALPKMVSKIDGRVHTDYRQTIAATGRLSSNNPNLQNIPIRTAKGREIRRAFIPRSEEYEILSADYSQIELRIMASFSGDESMTQAFKEGVDIHANTASKVFKVPLDQVESSMRRKAKEVNFGIIYGISAFGLSQNLNISRSEAGEIIEAYFTEFPKVKAYMDDVIEKARKQEYVETILGRRRYLRNINTKNFTMRGFAERNAINAPIQGSAADMIKVAMINVHNWMKKEKLKSKMIMQVHDELVFDVHKSEIDLLTTKVDEFMKTAIQLEVPMEIGLGRGNNWLEAH; this is encoded by the coding sequence ATGAGTGAAAAGAAAAAACTGTTTCTACTGGATGCCATGGCGCTCATTTATCGCGCTCACTTTGCCCTTAGTAAAAACCCCATTGTCAACTCCAAAGGCGTTGATACCGGGGCTATTTTGGGCTTTACCAATTCCCTTCTGGAGATCATCACCAAGGAAAAACCAAGTCATATTGCTGTTGCGTTTGATACCCATGCCCCCACCTTTCGACATGTAGAATTCGCCGAATACAAAGCCACTCGCCAATCTCAGCCGGAAGAAATTGGTGTGGCCATCCCTTATTGCAAAAAAATCATCGCCGGCTTCAACATCCCCATTCTGGAACTGGACGGATTCGAAGCAGACGACCTCATAGGCACACTGGCCAAAAAAGCCGCTCGCGAAAACTTTGAGGTGTATATGATGACCCCCGATAAAGACTTTGCGCAGCTGGTCGAGGATCACATCTTCCTATACAAACCAGCCTATATGGGCAATGCCGTAGACGTGCTGGGTATCCCCGAGGTATTGCAAAAATTTGACATAGACAATGTGGATCAGGTCCGTGATGTATTGGGCCTCAAGGGAGATTCTGTGGACAATATACCTGGTGTACCGGGTATCGGAGATAAAACTGCCTCTAAACTTTTGCGGGAGTTTGGCACTGTGGAAAATATAGTAGCTAATGTGGATCAGCTCAAAGGCGCACTCAAGACCAAAATAGAAACACACGGAGAACAGGGGATTTTTTCCAAAAAGCTGGCCACCATTAATATTGACTCCCCCATTGAGTTCGATGAGGAAGGCCTGGTACTTTCTGACCCTAACCCAGAAGTCCTTAAACCGCTTTTCGAGGAACTTGAATTCCGCACCATTGCCAAGCGGGTATTTGGAGACACTACTGCCGAGAAAGAGTCCGGGCAGCTCGGCCTTTTTGGAGGTGCCATGAGCGCGCCTCCTGCTTCCAGCAAAGAAAATTTTGAGGAGAAAAAAGTATCCTACCAGCTGGTGGATAGTGTCGAAGACAGAAAATCACTGTTGTCACAACTAAGTAAGCTTGATGCTTTTTGTTTTGACACAGAAACTACCAGCCTGGAGTCCATCGAGGCAGAGCTTGTGGGTATTTCGTTTTGCTTCAAAAAAGGGGAGGCCTATTATGTGACGATTCCAGAAGATCAAAAGGCGGCACAAGCGATTGTGGAGGAATTCAAGGTGCTTTTTGAAAATGAGAAAACCACCAAAATAGGGCAGAACCTGAAGTACGACATGCAGATCCTTCGCAACTATGGCGTCATGCTGAAAGGAGCTATTTTCGATACTATGCTCGCCCACTACCTGATAGATCCAGAGACGGCCCACAACATGGACGTCTTGGCTGAGAATTACCTCAACTACACACCCATATCGTTTTCCGAGCTGGTAGGTAAAGGCAAGAAAGAAAAAAACATTCGCGACATAGACATCAACCTGGTGAAGGACTACGCCTGTGAGGATGCAGACATCACCTTTCAGCTGAAAGAAAAACTGGAACCCGAAATCAAGGAGTTTAACCTGGGCAAACTCCTGCATGAGGTAGAAGAACCTCTGTCTTATGTGCTGGCCGACATGGAATACGAAGGGGTGAAAATCGATGAACAAGCCCTGGCTGCAATGTCCAAAGAATTGGAGCAGGAGAGCCTCAGGGCCCAAACTGAAATCTTCGAAATCGCCGGTCAGGAGTTTAATATCGGATCTCCCAAACAGCTTGGTGAGATTCTCTTCGACAAACTGAAGCTCATAGACGACCCGAAAAAAACAAAGACCGGACAATACGCCACTGGCGAAGACATTCTTTCGCGGCTGGCCAACGAACACGAAATCGCTTCCAAAATTCTGGAGTTCAGGGAGTACCAAAAGTTGAAATCCACCTATGTGGATGCACTTCCAAAAATGGTGAGCAAAATTGACGGGAGGGTACATACGGACTACCGTCAGACCATTGCTGCCACCGGCCGGTTGAGTTCCAACAACCCCAACCTTCAAAATATTCCAATCCGGACCGCAAAGGGCAGGGAGATCAGAAGGGCATTTATCCCAAGAAGTGAAGAGTATGAAATACTCTCTGCAGATTACTCCCAGATAGAGTTGCGCATCATGGCCTCCTTCTCTGGAGATGAAAGTATGACCCAGGCGTTCAAAGAGGGGGTGGACATCCATGCCAATACTGCCAGCAAAGTGTTCAAAGTGCCATTGGATCAGGTGGAGTCGAGCATGCGCCGAAAAGCCAAAGAAGTCAACTTTGGAATCATCTATGGCATTTCGGCATTTGGTCTGTCACAAAACCTGAATATATCCAGATCAGAAGCCGGAGAGATCATAGAAGCCTACTTCACGGAATTCCCTAAGGTAAAAGCCTATATGGATGATGTCATCGAAAAGGCGCGCAAGCAGGAATATGTAGAAACCATCCTGGGCAGAAGGCGATATTTGAGGAATATCAACACCAAAAATTTCACGATGAGAGGCTTTGCAGAACGCAATGCCATCAACGCGCCCATTCAGGGCAGTGCGGCAGATATGATCAAAGTGGCCATGATCAACGTACACAACTGGATGAAAAAAGAAAAACTCAAATCCAAAATGATCATGCAGGTGCATGATGAACTGGTATTTGACGTCCATAAAAGTGAAATTGACCTACTCACTACCAAGGTAGATGAGTTTATGAAAACTGCCATCCAGCTGGAAGTTCCTATGGAAATAGGTCTTGGCAGAGGCAATAACTGGCTGGAGGCACATTAA
- a CDS encoding CHAT domain-containing protein: MTRLYIFALLVLTSFGSALAQYQFENKKAEKLYEKLELYYAEGDYEGILKNEGQIKELFLSKQDTLGALMNGFLGEAYLYWENDLNKSLGFYQKEYELRSALGKEGGDIKNLIFNLGYIQDELGFYGKTESLYLELLQLEEAASGVKSEDYFISATSLLDHYVFTEEFNKGLDLIKDLKKNVDRKSFEEAMLLKFTGDFYQMSGANRKSEKALLESLEILKENGLYASVEYVSVLNSMGGLYTIIGKIPVAEEVYQEALSIMDRLQGDYSDYELALKGNLALILQLLGNYDEAEEIYLENLTADEEFYGTESFVYGMEAYNLASNYMYAQKYAKAEKYFMIAADVFKADMGQENLYYARVLQNLTYLYTQTRQLDKAKENGLKAIDLVEKAAGDNLYQISFAYYNLGDAYFTDGNIPLAEKYHAQALELRKKGVGTGHSDYAKSTNKMAILNWNKNKLDVALGFYKETFKNYFDQINMIFPILSEDEKSKFYYNNLKPAFEQYNSFIVETSREEKELISEMYNYQLATKGLILYATNKVKDAIVNSNDPALISKYEMWIEQKEQLAKLFSASEIPANVRNQKIDSLNASSNALEKELSKASSVFAQTVASRNLTWKDIQTKLKPGEAAVEVIRFRDFTPDSAGVFTDEVYYAALIITDQTKDYPEMVLMRNGKLMETKYLSNYRNAIKYKIDEDFSYKLFWRPIANKLEGIKKVYFSPDGVFNQISIYTLRNPATGNFTLDELEIQLVTNTKDLVALNASPNSENKSYLFGYPNYNMGVLDSKKEEGGSAAKGIVDAASEGRGMSRGVRGSRGADDTDIASLSRGGSLPRGIRGNMLRYMRSNQMLALLPGTKKEVNLIDSLYQLKNASVTTYLSNDALEDSIKNMKSPRTLHIATHGFFLESEEEEMEGQDKYVQNPLLRSGLILAGANSYISEGKISDEVYHHEDGILTAFEAMNLNLDQTELVVLSACETGLGEIKNGEGVYGLQRAFQVAGADAIIMSMWTVDDDATQELMTIFYEEWLGGKTKQEAFIIAQKRLKAKWKSPYYWGAFVMVGI; encoded by the coding sequence ATGACTCGATTATACATTTTCGCTTTATTGGTGCTGACCTCTTTCGGGTCTGCCCTAGCACAGTATCAGTTTGAAAATAAGAAGGCTGAAAAACTCTACGAAAAACTCGAGCTGTATTATGCTGAGGGTGACTATGAGGGAATTTTAAAAAACGAAGGCCAAATCAAAGAGCTCTTTCTGAGCAAACAAGACACCCTTGGGGCCCTGATGAACGGCTTTTTGGGAGAGGCTTATCTTTATTGGGAAAATGACCTGAACAAGAGTTTAGGGTTCTACCAGAAAGAATATGAGTTGCGATCTGCACTCGGCAAAGAAGGTGGCGACATCAAGAACCTTATTTTTAATTTGGGTTACATCCAGGATGAGCTTGGCTTTTATGGCAAGACAGAAAGTCTTTACCTGGAGCTCCTCCAGCTGGAAGAAGCCGCCTCCGGAGTAAAAAGTGAAGACTATTTCATCTCGGCCACCTCACTTTTGGATCACTATGTGTTTACAGAAGAATTCAATAAAGGCCTGGACCTCATCAAAGACCTGAAAAAGAATGTAGACCGAAAAAGCTTTGAAGAAGCTATGCTTTTGAAGTTTACGGGTGATTTCTATCAAATGTCAGGTGCTAATAGAAAAAGCGAAAAAGCCCTGCTCGAATCATTGGAAATCTTAAAGGAAAATGGGCTTTACGCCTCCGTAGAATACGTCTCCGTCCTCAACAGTATGGGAGGTCTCTACACCATCATCGGCAAAATCCCCGTAGCAGAAGAAGTCTATCAGGAAGCCCTCTCTATCATGGACAGACTACAGGGAGATTACTCAGACTATGAGCTGGCACTCAAAGGCAACCTCGCGCTTATTCTCCAGCTTCTGGGCAACTACGACGAGGCTGAAGAGATTTACCTGGAAAATCTCACTGCCGACGAAGAATTTTACGGAACCGAGTCTTTTGTATATGGCATGGAAGCCTATAACCTTGCCTCCAACTACATGTATGCCCAAAAATATGCCAAGGCTGAGAAGTACTTTATGATCGCCGCGGATGTTTTCAAAGCGGATATGGGACAGGAGAATCTCTACTATGCCCGGGTATTGCAAAACCTGACTTATCTCTATACTCAGACACGCCAACTGGACAAAGCCAAAGAAAATGGCCTTAAGGCGATTGACCTTGTGGAAAAGGCCGCGGGAGACAACCTGTATCAGATTTCATTTGCCTACTATAACCTGGGTGATGCTTACTTCACGGATGGCAACATCCCATTGGCTGAAAAATACCATGCGCAAGCGCTGGAGTTGAGAAAAAAAGGAGTGGGAACCGGCCACTCAGATTATGCCAAAAGCACCAACAAAATGGCCATCCTCAACTGGAACAAAAACAAATTGGATGTGGCCCTTGGGTTTTACAAAGAAACCTTCAAAAACTACTTTGACCAGATCAACATGATCTTCCCCATCCTGAGTGAAGACGAGAAGTCAAAGTTTTATTACAACAACCTGAAACCCGCCTTTGAGCAGTACAACTCATTCATCGTAGAGACCAGCCGAGAAGAAAAAGAGCTGATCAGCGAGATGTATAACTACCAGCTCGCCACCAAAGGTTTGATCCTTTATGCTACCAACAAGGTGAAAGATGCCATCGTCAATAGCAATGACCCGGCACTCATCAGCAAATACGAAATGTGGATTGAGCAAAAAGAGCAGCTGGCCAAACTCTTTAGTGCCTCCGAGATTCCGGCCAACGTCCGTAATCAGAAGATTGACTCTTTGAATGCTTCTTCCAATGCATTGGAAAAAGAGCTCAGCAAAGCCTCTTCTGTTTTTGCGCAGACGGTAGCCAGTCGTAACCTCACCTGGAAAGACATCCAAACCAAACTAAAACCTGGCGAAGCAGCCGTTGAAGTCATCCGATTTAGAGATTTCACACCAGATTCTGCCGGAGTGTTTACCGACGAGGTGTATTATGCAGCACTGATCATCACAGACCAAACTAAGGATTATCCGGAAATGGTGCTGATGAGAAATGGTAAGCTCATGGAGACCAAATACCTCTCCAACTACCGCAACGCCATCAAGTACAAGATAGACGAAGACTTTTCTTACAAACTGTTTTGGAGACCAATAGCCAATAAGCTGGAAGGGATCAAAAAAGTGTATTTTTCTCCGGACGGAGTATTCAATCAAATCAGTATTTACACCCTTCGAAACCCCGCCACCGGCAATTTCACGCTGGATGAATTAGAAATTCAGCTGGTGACCAACACCAAGGATCTCGTAGCGCTAAATGCTAGCCCTAATTCCGAGAATAAATCCTACCTATTTGGCTACCCCAACTACAACATGGGTGTGCTCGACAGTAAAAAGGAAGAGGGTGGATCTGCAGCTAAAGGTATTGTGGATGCGGCCAGTGAAGGACGGGGAATGAGCCGCGGTGTAAGAGGAAGCCGCGGTGCAGACGATACAGACATTGCCTCCTTGAGTAGGGGTGGGTCTCTACCCAGAGGAATCAGAGGTAACATGCTCAGATACATGCGCTCCAACCAGATGCTGGCCTTGCTACCGGGTACTAAAAAGGAGGTTAACCTGATCGATAGCCTGTATCAACTGAAAAACGCCAGTGTAACCACCTATCTCAGCAATGATGCCCTGGAAGACAGCATTAAAAACATGAAGAGCCCTCGCACCCTTCACATTGCCACACACGGATTCTTCCTGGAAAGTGAAGAGGAAGAAATGGAGGGTCAGGACAAATACGTACAAAACCCACTGCTTCGATCCGGGCTGATCCTGGCAGGAGCTAACAGTTATATCAGTGAAGGTAAAATTTCAGACGAAGTGTATCATCATGAAGATGGAATCCTTACTGCCTTTGAGGCCATGAACCTCAACCTTGACCAAACCGAGTTGGTCGTGCTTTCGGCCTGCGAAACTGGTCTTGGAGAAATCAAAAATGGTGAAGGGGTATATGGTCTTCAGCGAGCCTTCCAGGTAGCCGGTGCAGATGCCATCATCATGTCTATGTGGACAGTGGATGATGATGCTACACAGGAACTCATGACCATCTTTTACGAAGAGTGGCTTGGAGGAAAAACCAAACAAGAAGCATTCATCATTGCTCAGAAAAGGCTCAAGGCCAAATGGAAGTCTCCCTATTATTGGGGGGCCTTCGTGATGGTAGGAATTTAA
- the lgt gene encoding prolipoprotein diacylglyceryl transferase has product MYPELFTIGGFTIHTYGFMIMLGAVAGYFYVSTVVKRELGISPEKIQNLAILIIVAAFVGGKFFFYLEKPDYYFHPISNMFKGFRTGFVFYGSLLFVIPVTVWYFRKQKWPVWPLMDRMAIAGCIIHLFGRMGCFFAGCCHGLPTESILGITFTDPESQAEPLNTALHPTQLYEVAWIGSTLVILWMFKRYKRFEGRLFLVYIVLYAIGRSVIEIFRGDIRRGFIIDGVLSHSQFISLLIIAGAVGIYFYLRKTQKG; this is encoded by the coding sequence ATGTACCCAGAACTATTTACCATTGGCGGCTTTACCATTCACACTTACGGCTTCATGATTATGTTGGGGGCTGTTGCCGGCTACTTTTATGTGTCCACAGTGGTGAAGCGTGAGCTTGGCATTTCGCCGGAAAAGATTCAAAACCTGGCTATTCTTATTATTGTAGCCGCATTTGTGGGGGGTAAGTTTTTCTTTTATCTGGAGAAACCAGATTACTACTTCCACCCGATTTCCAATATGTTCAAAGGATTCAGAACTGGTTTTGTGTTTTATGGATCCTTGCTCTTTGTCATTCCTGTCACGGTTTGGTATTTCAGAAAGCAAAAGTGGCCGGTCTGGCCTTTGATGGATCGAATGGCTATCGCGGGCTGTATTATCCACTTATTTGGCCGGATGGGATGCTTTTTTGCGGGTTGTTGTCACGGCCTGCCTACAGAGAGTATTTTGGGGATCACTTTTACGGACCCGGAAAGCCAGGCAGAACCGCTAAACACCGCCCTGCACCCCACCCAGCTTTATGAGGTGGCCTGGATTGGTAGTACCCTGGTTATTCTGTGGATGTTTAAGCGATATAAGCGTTTTGAAGGAAGGCTGTTTCTGGTCTACATCGTCCTATATGCAATTGGTCGGTCTGTGATTGAGATCTTTCGGGGAGACATCCGTCGAGGGTTCATCATCGACGGGGTACTCTCACACTCTCAATTCATTTCACTATTGATCATCGCCGGGGCGGTGGGCATCTATTTCTACCTGCGGAAAACACAAAAAGGATAG